The genomic DNA AAAACATTATAAATACTCTGGGCCATTTCTCTTAATAAAGAGGAATTATTAAGACTACTAGGATTAGGGAAGAAAGAATCAAAATTTCAAGGTAAATagtgaaggaaagaggtttgagacttaatgtttaatttacttttaaatgaaatcatgtctaaTAAAATATCAATAACTATAACAATACTTTAATTCTTAGAATTAAGAAttctagaataaaaaattaaccaactGTGGTAGCAGTAAAAGTAATTCTGATAAAATTGTATTGTTGACATCTTCCCTTTCCAGATGACTTTGATTTTGATATTGGCAGTTCTCCAGCATCactttcattgactttttttgtgAAATTCTCCATGTTTGGaaagatttacatttttgttCTGTAATCATTTTACATCACGTATAGGTAGATGTTGTGGGAAGTGACTGAGACATTGACATCATGTATGGGGTAGATTTTAGTGTTAGAGAAGAATATGTTTAGAGTAGGAAATGATTTTATAAGTGATTAGTTCATTTGTGAATAATCTTATGTTTTACTGAATTTTGTTTCTGATAATGACTACATAACTGGGGATTCTCATAATAAACAACaataaggccaggtgctgtggctcatgcctgtaatcccaacactttgggaggccggggtgggcggatcaccagaggtcaggagtttgagaccatcctggccaacaggatgaaacttcatctccactgaaaatacaaaaattagccaggcatggtggtgcatgcctgtagtcccagctactcaggaggctgagtcaggagaatcacttgaacccagaaggtggaggttgctgtgagctgagatcatgccactgtactccagcctgggcgacagagcaaggctccatctcaaaaaaaaaagataataataaataacccTAACTTTCGTCTGTATTACTGAAGATTTGTTACCATCCAAAGCCTTGAAAGCTTTCTCTGAAATAaaacttcttcatttatttttaagattcatcTTGGAGGCATAGTCAAGTTCCTAGATCTTCATCAGTGGTACTTGGATCATTTGGAACAGACTTaatgagagagaggagagatttGGAGAGAAGAACAGATTCCTCTATTAGTAATCTTATGGATTATAGTCACCGAAGTGGTGATTTCACAACTTCATCATGTATGTATAAATTACATTAAGTATAGCTTCTCATaatattctattttcctttttatgtataTTACTAAAAcagcagtaaaaaggaataaagtgtaTCTTTTGTCTTATGAAGATTTCAGAATACcttaatatttctttctagtaCTTGTTTtgatcttaaaaaataatttaaaatacagtagaTGAGTAAGAGTATCTAGATTCCATCTACCTTTACATTGTTTAACTtgcctttttccttttaagaatgTCTGTTACAAAGTAGCATACTAAATATTGTATCCTCAAATAGAATTTGCCTATAACATATGTAGTTTAATAAATAACTACTTCTGATTCTTCTACTTCTGAAATAACTGGAAGTTGAAATCACCATTTTAAGGCATAATTTGGAATTACTTTAGTATAACATGGGTGTACCTCTAGTTTTATTAAATTGACCTCAAGACCCACACTTtgtgtttggttggttggttgcttgctttgtttgttttgagatggagttttgctcttgttgcccaggctgaagtgcaatggcacttCCGTGTAGTAATTTAGCTCTTACACAGATGAATGGGTAGTTTCCTTGCAAAGGAATCCTTTAGTATTTCTCATCCCATTTGAAGATTTAAACCACCAGTTAAGGAATCCTTTCAAAAGTGCAGATATCATAGCCCTATTCTGATTCATAGTTCCTAGCCAGTATTTAAAGCAGATGTAACACAGGATACATTTACAGGATAAGAATTATAGCTGTTaacctgaaaggaaaaaaaaaaaattggaaacatttttagCTATTAGCAAGATTTTTCATTAAATTACAAGGGTTTAAAAcgtttaaaacaactttttaatttattgcacagagtaaaaacaaaacctccaaaaCAGTTTCCCTAGGATGATTTtgcttttaatcattttaagagtaatttacattgtattatgtgGCCTGTTTAAAATCATGTCAGTTTAAATACTAGATATTATTGTATCATATCAAATAATTTCTGATCAATAAATTCAGctgttttaattttatcaaaattttcatAAGCTCATAATACgttccttttttatatatttttaatgttgacTTTACACGGCAGTACTGGATTTTACCAGTGGGAATAGaaagaaatatgtttatgttttttctaTAATAACAGTAAACTCTGTAGTTACAATATAACAGTAATCAGTTTGAATCCAGTGCTTCGTTTTGGCACTCAAcataataaatgcaaataataatgctcaaattatttcatgtaattgGTTATCTTTACTTCCTTTCAAAAATAGATGTTCAAGACAGAGTTCCTTCATATTCACAAGGAGCAAGACCAAAAGAAAACTCAATGAGCACTTTACAGTTGAATACATCATCCACAAACCACCAATTGCCTTCTGAACATCAGACCCTACTAAGTTCTAGGGACTCCAGAAATTCTTTAAGATCAAATTTTTCATCAAGAGAATCAGAATCGTCCCAAAGCAGTGCACAGCCTGGATTTTCTTACAGTTCAAGTAGAGATGAAACCCCAATCATAAGCAATTCAGAAAGGGTTGTTTCATCTCAAAGACCATTTCAAGAAACTTCTGACAATGAAGGTAGGCGGACAACCAGGAGATTGCTGTCGCGCATAGCTTCTAGCATGTCATCTACTTTTTTTTCACGAAGATCTACTCAGGATTCCTTGAATACAAGATCATTGAATTCTGAAAATTCTTATGTTTCTCCAAGAATCTTGACAGCTTCACAGTCCCGTAGTAATGTACCATCAACTTCTGAAGTTCCCGATAATAGGGCATCTGAATCTTCTCAGGGATTTCGATTTCTTAGGCGAAGATGGGGTTTGTCATCTCTTAGCCACAATCATAGCTCTGAGTCAGATTCAGAAAATTTTAACCAAGAATCTGAAGGTAGAAATACAGGACCATGGTTATCTTCCTCACTTAGAAATAGATGCACACCTTTGTTCTCTAGAAGGAGGCGAGAGGGAAGAGATGAATCTTCAAGGATATCTACCTCTGATACATCATCTAGATCTCATTTTTTTAGAAGAGAATCAAATGAAGTGGTTCACCTTGAAGCACAGAATGATCCTCTTGGAGCTGCTGCCAACAGACCACAAGCATCTGCAGCATCAAGCAATGCCACAACAGGTGGCTCTACATCAGATTCGGCTCAAGGTGGAAGAAATACAGGAATAGCAGGGATTCTTCCTGGTTCCTTATTCCGGTTTGCAGTCCCCCCAGCACTTGGGAGTAATTTGACCGACAATGTCATGATCACAGTAGATATTATTCCTTCAGGTTGGAATTCAGCTGATGGTAAAAGTGATAAAACTAAAAGTGCGCCTTCAAGAGATCCAGAAAGattgcagaaaataaaagagaggtaAATTCAAATAGCTGTCTTAAACCTATAAatcaaaaatagagaaagaactcttcatttttttttttttttttgagacggagtctcactctgtcacccaggctggagtgcagtggcacgatcttggctcactgcagccttggcctcccggattcaagcagttctcctgtctcagcctcccaagtagctgggattacaggcacactccaccatgcccagctaattttcgaaTTTTTAATAGGGGTTTTACCGTATTGATCAGAcaggtctcaagctcctgaccttaggtgatccacccgcctcggcctcccaaagtgctgggattacaggcgtgagccaccgtgcctagcctagAACGCTTCATTTCTAAATTGGCTTCTTATAAAATTGATatttgaagtttcttttctttctttctttttcattattttttttaatttttgagatggagtctcactctcttgcccaggttggagtgcagtggcataatcttggctccctgcagcctccgcctccctggttcaagcaattctcctgcctcagcctcccaagtagctgggattacaggcacccaccaccacgcctggctaatttttgtatttttagtagaagcagggtttcaccacattggccaggctgacctcgaactcctgacctcaggtgatccacctgcctccac from Piliocolobus tephrosceles isolate RC106 chromosome 11, ASM277652v3, whole genome shotgun sequence includes the following:
- the MARCHF7 gene encoding E3 ubiquitin-protein ligase MARCH7 isoform X2; this translates as MESKPSRIPRRISVQPSSSLSTRMMSGSRGSSLNDTYHSRDASFRLDSEYQSTSASASASPFQSAWYSESEITQGARSRSQNQQRDHDSKRPKLSCTNCTTSAGRNVGNGLNTLSDSSWRHSQVPRSSSVVLGSFGTDLMRERRDLERRTDSSISNLMDYSHRSGDFTTSSYVQDRVPSYSQGARPKENSMSTLQLNTSSTNHQLPSEHQTLLSSRDSRNSLRSNFSSRESESSQSSAQPGFSYSSSRDETPIISNSERVVSSQRPFQETSDNEGRRTTRRLLSRIASSMSSTFFSRRSTQDSLNTRSLNSENSYVSPRILTASQSRSNVPSTSEVPDNRASESSQGFRFLRRRWGLSSLSHNHSSESDSENFNQESEGRNTGPWLSSSLRNRCTPLFSRRRREGRDESSRISTSDTSSRSHFFRRESNEVVHLEAQNDPLGAAANRPQASAASSNATTGGSTSDSAQGGRNTGIAGILPGSLFRFAVPPALGSNLTDNVMITVDIIPSGWNSADGKSDKTKSAPSRDPERLQKIKESLLLEDSEEEEGDLCRICQMAAASSSNLLIEPCKCTGSLQYVHQECMKKWLQAKINSGSSLEAVTTCELCKEKLELNLEDFDIHELHRAHANEQAEYEFISSGLYLVVLLHLCEQSFSDMMGNTNEPSTRVRLQRMIPKKMETITGHLILPNFI
- the MARCHF7 gene encoding E3 ubiquitin-protein ligase MARCH7 isoform X1 yields the protein MESKPSRIPRRISVQPSSSLSTRMMSGSRGSSLNDTYHSRDASFRLDSEYQSTSASASASPFQSAWYSESEITQGARSRSQNQQRDHDSKRPKLSCTNCTTSAGRNVGNGLNTLSDSSWRHSQVPRSSSVVLGSFGTDLMRERRDLERRTDSSISNLMDYSHRSGDFTTSSYVQDRVPSYSQGARPKENSMSTLQLNTSSTNHQLPSEHQTLLSSRDSRNSLRSNFSSRESESSQSSAQPGFSYSSSRDETPIISNSERVVSSQRPFQETSDNEGRRTTRRLLSRIASSMSSTFFSRRSTQDSLNTRSLNSENSYVSPRILTASQSRSNVPSTSEVPDNRASESSQGFRFLRRRWGLSSLSHNHSSESDSENFNQESEGRNTGPWLSSSLRNRCTPLFSRRRREGRDESSRISTSDTSSRSHFFRRESNEVVHLEAQNDPLGAAANRPQASAASSNATTGGSTSDSAQGGRNTGIAGILPGSLFRFAVPPALGSNLTDNVMITVDIIPSGWNSADGKSDKTKSAPSRDPERLQKIKESLLLEDSEEEEGDLCRICQMAAASSSNLLIEPCKCTGSLQYVHQECMKKWLQAKINSGSSLEAVTTCELCKEKLELNLEDFDIHELHRAHANEQAEYEFISSGLYLVVLLHLCEQSFSDMMGNTNEPSTRVRFINLARTLQAHMEDLETSEDDSEEDGDHNRTFDIA
- the MARCHF7 gene encoding E3 ubiquitin-protein ligase MARCH7 isoform X4, translating into MESKPSRIPRRISVQPSSSLSTRMMSGSRGSSLNDTYHSRDASFRLDSEYQSTSASASASPFQSAWYSESEITQGARSRSQNQQRDHDSKRPKLSCTNCTTSAGRNVGNGLNTLSDVQDRVPSYSQGARPKENSMSTLQLNTSSTNHQLPSEHQTLLSSRDSRNSLRSNFSSRESESSQSSAQPGFSYSSSRDETPIISNSERVVSSQRPFQETSDNEGRRTTRRLLSRIASSMSSTFFSRRSTQDSLNTRSLNSENSYVSPRILTASQSRSNVPSTSEVPDNRASESSQGFRFLRRRWGLSSLSHNHSSESDSENFNQESEGRNTGPWLSSSLRNRCTPLFSRRRREGRDESSRISTSDTSSRSHFFRRESNEVVHLEAQNDPLGAAANRPQASAASSNATTGGSTSDSAQGGRNTGIAGILPGSLFRFAVPPALGSNLTDNVMITVDIIPSGWNSADGKSDKTKSAPSRDPERLQKIKESLLLEDSEEEEGDLCRICQMAAASSSNLLIEPCKCTGSLQYVHQECMKKWLQAKINSGSSLEAVTTCELCKEKLELNLEDFDIHELHRAHANEQAEYEFISSGLYLVVLLHLCEQSFSDMMGNTNEPSTRVRLQRMIPKKMETITGHLILPNFI
- the MARCHF7 gene encoding E3 ubiquitin-protein ligase MARCH7 isoform X3, coding for MESKPSRIPRRISVQPSSSLSTRMMSGSRGSSLNDTYHSRDASFRLDSEYQSTSASASASPFQSAWYSESEITQGARSRSQNQQRDHDSKRPKLSCTNCTTSAGRNVGNGLNTLSDVQDRVPSYSQGARPKENSMSTLQLNTSSTNHQLPSEHQTLLSSRDSRNSLRSNFSSRESESSQSSAQPGFSYSSSRDETPIISNSERVVSSQRPFQETSDNEGRRTTRRLLSRIASSMSSTFFSRRSTQDSLNTRSLNSENSYVSPRILTASQSRSNVPSTSEVPDNRASESSQGFRFLRRRWGLSSLSHNHSSESDSENFNQESEGRNTGPWLSSSLRNRCTPLFSRRRREGRDESSRISTSDTSSRSHFFRRESNEVVHLEAQNDPLGAAANRPQASAASSNATTGGSTSDSAQGGRNTGIAGILPGSLFRFAVPPALGSNLTDNVMITVDIIPSGWNSADGKSDKTKSAPSRDPERLQKIKESLLLEDSEEEEGDLCRICQMAAASSSNLLIEPCKCTGSLQYVHQECMKKWLQAKINSGSSLEAVTTCELCKEKLELNLEDFDIHELHRAHANEQAEYEFISSGLYLVVLLHLCEQSFSDMMGNTNEPSTRVRFINLARTLQAHMEDLETSEDDSEEDGDHNRTFDIA